In the genome of Asterias amurensis chromosome 16, ASM3211899v1, one region contains:
- the LOC139949081 gene encoding BRCA1-associated RING domain protein 1-like, translated as MEVCDWNCTKEALKGLERSLGCGVCNNPLQEPCTLGSCDHLFCRTCTKAHLGNSCPICQAPAWVKDLQLKRELASVVTLYGKLRSIINKDPSDEVRDVGKVNETAGRNEAKVQKVTTEVVLEGRGIPRKALHPRNVSEKETAPSAAGKRKLIKKPSKEVVNGKKRRQPKEQDEIMQENEKNKLLSGSSSSSENDVIDPMSVFDFIPSPRQPKPVRKRVRKPNPKALKRKRIAAANRKWQKSHKGGPSKEVRGSDLESSLRHVSFSIETDRSQMSSCPDSSSLESMDITSQDEDQSQLVVKSDGSKTIEEAPGSTQESGYSTGSYKDTLSLEGESQPSARNTDECPSELQNDTPSCDPSSNLDDHCPPVQQHLKENSRRSQRNSKCSSTIPQDDSCAEGLKVRNGGRGKTTLKEQKTASRKTRSVIDNSDRLPAGEETSNVDATPTVMTDPSVTGSILPERRLTRQNKPTSSLSIEGSIISAKDNPPARQTISRSSSMASKNVEQKDSAIPPITKHCSLKETGLPSEGSARNNPSAEVADKPQIKSRSMKGDSGKTSSNTPTSRRKVDEGGLLKEAAEGNLGEKGTPSNSEKPYRSSTSPRSGSAVKRNKRGETPLHVAVIKGDVATARLLLQEGADPNSMDNARWTPLHEACNHGHTALVALLLDHGALINTPGFEHDSPLHDAVMNHRLDVVKLLLKRGASLDVRNMHGLTPADYAKSVPMRAALKTQPLVNSVTKTTTPTSKAPAFSRQRPVVLLGTGLNDSQRKRLQACAKLLGNGRVVSEFGSEVTHLVASCNHDNLCMRTMKYLNAVLSGIWVVSFNWITECLRIKGQAEEVKFEVKGTTTLSNSPGAQRGRQNAEQQLPGLLDGCHFYLQSTFSPPTPSKKEIVQLIKNGSGTLLSRQPKPDDDVIQASTTVPYHARLGSELSTCSYFIIHDHVDSRAPPRIRTGKLCTAPICWLMDCISQFELVDLPK; from the exons ATGGAGGTCTGCGATTGGAATTGTACAAAGGAAGCTCTTAAAGGCCTCGAAAGGTCATTAGGATGTGGAGTTTG TAATAACCCTCTTCAGGAACCGTGTACCCTTGGATCATGTGATCATCTCTTTTGcag GACGTGTACTAAAGCCCATTTAGGAAACTCATGTCCCATTTGTCAAGCCCCGGCCTGGGTTAAAGACCTGCAACTGAAACGAGAGCTTGCAAGCGTCGTTACACTCTACGGCAAGCTACGCTCCATCATTAACAAAGATCCTTCTGATGAAGTTCGAGATGTTGGAAAGGTCAATGAGACAGCTGGTCGAAATGAGGCCAAAGTTCAAAAGGTCACCACTGAGGTCGTTCTGGAGGGGCGGGGCATTCCAAGGAAAGCGTTACATCCCAGGAATGTTTCGGAGAaggaaacagcgccctcagctGCCGGTAAAAGGAAATTGATCAAGAAACCATCCAAAGAAGTAGTCAACGGGAAGAAGAGAAGGCAACCTAAGGAGCAGGATGAGATCATGCAGGAAAATGAGAAGAACAAACTACTGTCAGGCTCTTCCAGCAGCAGCGAGAACGATGTGATCGACCCGATGTCGGTGTTTGACTTCATCCCCTCGCCACGCCAGCCGAAACCCGTGAGGAAACGAGTGAGAAAACCCAACCCTAAGGCGCTGAAGAGAAAGCGTATCGCCGCAGCCAATCGCAAGTGGCAGAAGAGTCACAAGGGTGGGCCGTCCAAAGAAGTCAGGGGGTCTGATTTAGAGAGTTCCCTGCGGCACGTCTCGTTCTCCATTGAGACCGACCGTAGCCAGATGTCGTCTTGTCCCGATTCAAGCAGCCTGGAGAGCATGGACATCACTTCTCAAGATGAGGATCAGAgccaattggtcgtcaaaagcGACGGTTCTAAGACAATAGAGGAGGCCCCTGGAAGCACCCAGGAGAGTGGATACAGCACTGGCAGTTATAAGGATACCCTAAGCCTTGAAGGAGAAAGTCAACCGTCCGCCAGAAATACAGATGAGTGTCCGTCAGAACTTCAGAACGACACGCCATCTTGCGATCCATCTAGCAATCTTGATGACCACTGTCCTCCAGTGCAGCAGCATCTCAAGGAAAATTCAAGAAGGAGTCAGAGAAATTCAAAATGTTCATCTACGATTCCCCAGGATGATAGTTGTGCCGAAGGACTCAAGGTGAGAAATGGTGGAAGAGGTAAAACCACATTAAAGGAACAGAAGACTGCTTCCAGAAAAACACGTTCAGTTATTGACAATTCTGATAGGTTACCAGCTGGAGAAGAGACTAGCAATGTTGATGCGACCCCCACAGTGATGACAGATCCATCTGTCACTGGTAGTATTCTACCTGAAAGAAGACTAACCAGACAAAATAAGCCAACCTCTTCTCTCTCGATCGAAGGAAGCATTATATCAGCCAAGGACAACCCTCCGGCACGCCAAACAATTAGTCGATCATCAAGTATGGCTTCTAAGAATGTCGaacagaaagactctgccatACCTCCAATAACAAAGCATTGTTCACTCAAAGAAACTGGTTTACCTTCAGAAGGCTCTGCGAGAAATAACCCGTCGGCTGAAGTTGCCGACAAACCACAAATAAAATCACGCTCAATGAAAGGAGACTCGGGAAAGACGTCCTCAAACACGCCTACATCACGGAGAAAGGTTGACGAAGGAGGTCTCCTCAAGGAGGCAGCGGAAGGCAACCTTGGAGAGAAGGGAACTCCAAGCAACTCTGAGAAGCCTTACAGGTCCTCGACATCACCAAGAAGTGGTAGTGCTGTCAAAAGAAACAAGCGTGGAGAGACACCTCTACATGTTGCTGTAATCAAG GGAGATGTGGCCACAGCAAGGCTACTTCTGCAGGAAGGCGCTGATCCTAACTCTATGGACAATGCCAGATGGACGCCTTTG CACGAGGCTTGTAATCACGGGCATACAGCCCTCGTTGCACTTCTCCTGGACCATGGAGCTCTGATCAACACCCCTGGGTTTGAGCATGACTCCCCCCTCCACGATGCTGTGATGAATCACAGACTGGACGTTGTTAAGTTACTCCTAAAGCGAGGTGCCTCACTCGATGTCAG AAACATGCACGGGCTGACCCCAGCCGACTATGCCAAATCTGTGCCAATGAGGGCAGCATTGAAGACGCAGCCTCTCGTCAACTCAGTTACCAAGACAACAACTCCCACGTCCAAGGCGCCTGCTTTTTCACGGCAACGACCAGTGGTCCTTTTAGGCACCG GTCTGAACGACTCCCAGAGAAAACGCCTCCAAGCTTGTGCCAAGCTCCTCGGGAATGGGCGTGTTGTCAGCGAGTTCGGGTCGGAGGTCACCCATCTTGTAGCCTCTTGTAACCATGACAACTTGTGCATGAGAACCATGAAGTATCTGAATGCTGTCTTAAGTGGCATCTGGGTTGTTTCTTTTAACT ggaTAACAGAGTGTCTTCGTATCAAAGGGCAGGCTGAAGAGGTGAAGTTTGAAGTGAAAGGCACAACAACCTTGTCCAACAGTCCTGGAGCTCAGAGAGGCAGGCAGAATGCCGAGCAGCAG CTCCCTGGTCTTTTGGACGGCTGCCACTTTTACCTCCAGAGCACCTTCAGTCCCCCGACCCCCTCCAAGAAAGAGATCGTTCAACTGATCAAAAACGGCAGTGGTACCCTCCTTAGCCGGCAACCGAAACCTGACGATGATGTTATACAGGCCTCTACAACCGTCCCGTATCACGCCCGGTTGGGCTCCGAACTTTCCACGTGTTCATATTTTATCATCCACGATCATGTAGATAGTAGGGCGCCCCCTAGGATCAGGACTGGGAAGCTGTGCACGGCGCCGATATGTTGGCTAATGGATTGCATATCTCAGTTTGAACTTGTGGATTTGCCAAAGTAA
- the LOC139948767 gene encoding uncharacterized protein: MSDQTRVLIWAVPRTCSSILLKSLSSIPDSQMIYELYSTANFYGPERVRPAPPEPTYEGIELDGNGLLKGPGSGFKSSICTFEWVKRQLEADYQGKKVVIAKEMALWFYGRYDLIPKGYRHVFLIRSPYKVFPSWKKMRTELLESSGIKISPEDPVLDQIPKELSHPGDAYKEITDLWLHIKENNLDTDPIIIDSDDLLQNPKEILSAVCSRVGIPYSDSLLSWEAGVTVVDQWMVSSAFKNLMENTDFYQKTFRNTTCFKTPVPESENPDLSTFSPDVQRCIYNSMPYYLKLLEQRLK; the protein is encoded by the coding sequence ATGTCCGATCAAACCAGAGTTCTAATTTGGGCGGTACCACGGACCTGCTCCTCAATTCTTCTCAAGAGCTTGAGCAGCATCCCTGATTCTCAGATGATCTATGAACTTTACAGTACGGCTAACTTCTATGGCCCAGAAAGAGTCAGACCTGCCCCGCCTGAGCCCACCTATGAAGGCATTGAGCTGGATGGCAATGGGTTATTGAAAGGACCAGGGTCAGGGTTCAAGAGTTCAATCTGCACATTTGAGTGGGTCAAGCGACAACTGGAGGCAGACTACCAGGGTAAAAAGGTCGTCATTGCTAAGGAGATGGCTCTGTGGTTTTATGGGAGGTATGACCTCATTCCAAAGGGCTACCGACACGTGTTCTTGATCAGGAGTCCTTACAAGGTCTTCCCATCCTGGAAGAAAATGAGGACAGAATTGTTGGAGTCCAGCGGCATTAAGATCTCGCCTGAGGACCCTGTACTTGATCAGATACCCAAGGAGCTCAGCCACCCTGGAGATGCTTACAAGGAAATCACTGATCTGTGGCTTCACATCAAGGAAAACAACTTGGATACAGATCCAATCATCATAGACTCTGATGATCTGCTTCAAAATCCCAAAGAGATACTGTCAGCTGTTTGTTCAAGGGTAGGAATACCGTACAGCGACTCTCTTCTCTCCTGGGAAGCTGGAGTAACGGTCGTAGATCAATGGATGGTTAGCAGTGCTTTTAAGAATTTGATGGAAAACACAGATTTCTACCAAAAGACTTTCAGGAACACCACATGTTTCAAAACACCAGTTCCTGAAAGTGAAAACCCTGATTTGTCAACCTTTTCTCCAGATGTACAGCGCTGTATTTACAACAGTATGCCTTACTACTTGAAACTGTTGGAACAGCGGCTCAAGTAG